The Rhodopirellula bahusiensis genome window below encodes:
- a CDS encoding sugar phosphate isomerase/epimerase family protein: MFVAASTRCWPDLELQASIELLQDLDFTAIEIAIHESSAHCRPSDVLSDEDRGIQLLRHTHRLEISGYSVELESTGEQHYTDFEGICRIAKATKVVNIAVPSSEKGTPFNEEVEHLRRLVKIAEGEGVRVNVRSMLGCLSEDPDTLLVLCNNVDGLGVTLDPSVPLVAAHENASAGKTMAGGKGFDQILKFVHNVHLRDTRKDAFQVSVGQGEVDYGKLVTQLEREKYTRALTIDMTPMDEHDHRVELRKLRRLLETLI, from the coding sequence GTGTTTGTTGCTGCTTCGACCCGATGCTGGCCAGACCTTGAATTGCAGGCCTCGATCGAACTGCTTCAGGATTTGGATTTCACTGCGATTGAGATCGCGATTCATGAGTCATCCGCCCACTGCCGTCCCAGTGATGTGTTGAGCGATGAAGACCGCGGCATTCAATTGCTACGGCACACTCACCGCTTGGAAATCAGTGGTTACAGCGTCGAACTGGAATCGACCGGCGAACAGCATTACACCGATTTCGAAGGCATTTGCCGGATTGCGAAAGCGACCAAGGTCGTGAACATCGCGGTCCCATCCAGCGAAAAAGGCACGCCCTTCAACGAGGAAGTCGAACACCTGCGTCGTCTGGTGAAGATCGCGGAAGGCGAAGGCGTTCGAGTCAACGTTCGGTCGATGTTGGGATGCCTCAGCGAAGACCCCGACACGCTGCTGGTGCTTTGCAACAATGTCGATGGACTTGGCGTGACGCTCGACCCCAGCGTTCCGTTGGTGGCAGCTCACGAAAACGCTTCCGCCGGCAAGACGATGGCTGGCGGCAAAGGCTTTGACCAGATCCTCAAGTTCGTGCACAACGTTCATCTTCGCGACACACGCAAAGACGCCTTCCAAGTCAGCGTGGGCCAAGGCGAAGTCGACTACGGCAAACTGGTCACGCAGTTGGAACGCGAAAAATACACGCGAGCATTGACCATCGACATGACACCGATGGACGAGCACGATCACCGCGTCGAACTTCGCAAGCTGCGTCGTTTGCTCGAAACATTGATTTAA
- a CDS encoding ThiF family adenylyltransferase has translation MAISDPNDRYVRQAQFAPIGESGQAKIQSARVAILGCGALGSVASELLVRAGVGYLRLIDRDLIEWSNLQRQSLYVESDAKQALAKAEAAASHLRQINSSVVIEEVVADIHPGNIAEHLRDVDLVIDAADNFTLRLLLNDWSLSTNTPWVHGGCVGANGQVRYFTGVSPCFRCLVPEVPDPSDVATCDTAGVIGPATHLIASLQSSEALKFLSGNSSAINPRVLSIDLWRNQIREIGIDEHLSNQCPACSGGQREFLDAAEAGASQAETLCGRNAVQIPGGSRRIDLGKIAERWQSVAPVQATRFFTRLQLPDDQTLTLFRDGRAVISGVRDIPHARSIYDRYIGS, from the coding sequence ATGGCGATCTCCGACCCGAACGATCGCTATGTCCGCCAAGCACAATTCGCCCCCATCGGTGAATCGGGCCAGGCCAAGATTCAATCGGCTCGCGTCGCAATCCTCGGCTGCGGCGCCCTCGGTTCGGTCGCATCGGAATTGCTCGTCCGCGCCGGCGTCGGCTACCTCCGCCTGATCGATCGTGACTTGATCGAATGGAGCAACCTGCAACGCCAAAGCCTCTATGTCGAATCCGACGCGAAGCAAGCTCTGGCCAAAGCCGAAGCCGCCGCGAGCCATCTGCGTCAAATCAACTCGAGCGTGGTGATCGAAGAAGTCGTCGCGGACATTCATCCCGGCAACATCGCCGAGCATCTACGTGACGTCGACCTGGTGATCGACGCCGCCGACAATTTCACCCTGCGTTTGCTGCTCAACGATTGGTCGCTCTCAACGAACACGCCTTGGGTTCACGGCGGCTGCGTTGGCGCGAACGGACAAGTCCGTTACTTCACCGGCGTATCACCTTGCTTCCGTTGCCTTGTCCCTGAAGTTCCTGACCCCAGCGACGTGGCAACTTGCGACACCGCAGGAGTGATCGGACCAGCGACTCACTTGATCGCCAGTTTGCAATCGTCCGAAGCTCTAAAATTTCTCTCCGGCAATTCATCCGCCATCAACCCGCGAGTCCTCTCCATCGACTTGTGGCGGAACCAAATTCGAGAGATCGGAATCGACGAACATCTGTCGAACCAATGTCCGGCTTGCTCGGGTGGCCAACGAGAATTCCTCGATGCCGCCGAAGCGGGCGCGTCTCAAGCCGAAACGCTGTGCGGTCGCAACGCGGTGCAGATCCCTGGCGGAAGTCGCCGCATCGACTTGGGCAAGATCGCTGAGCGTTGGCAGAGCGTTGCCCCCGTCCAAGCGACTCGTTTCTTCACGCGACTGCAATTGCCAGACGACCAAACGCTGACCCTGTTCCGTGACGGCCGCGCAGTGATCAGTGGCGTCCGAGACATCCCTCACGCCAGATCCATTTACGACCGCTACATCGGCTCATGA
- the trxA gene encoding thioredoxin, giving the protein MASEAVKEFNDDNFDSEVLQSDSPVLVDFWAPWCGPCRQIAPMIDELASENPGVKIGKVNIDDNPGAAQKFGINSIPTLLLFKNGEIADTFVGVRPKAALQDALTSAS; this is encoded by the coding sequence ATGGCCTCAGAAGCAGTCAAAGAATTTAACGACGACAATTTCGATTCCGAAGTCCTCCAAAGCGACAGCCCCGTGCTGGTCGATTTCTGGGCTCCGTGGTGTGGTCCTTGCCGTCAAATTGCACCCATGATCGACGAACTGGCTTCGGAAAATCCTGGCGTCAAGATTGGCAAAGTCAACATCGACGACAATCCAGGTGCAGCACAGAAGTTCGGCATCAACAGCATCCCAACTTTGTTGCTGTTCAAGAACGGCGAAATCGCAGACACCTTCGTCGGCGTTCGCCCCAAAGCCGCTCTGCAAGACGCGCTGACTTCGGCCAGCTGA
- a CDS encoding nucleotide pyrophosphohydrolase produces the protein MTESPRHDDVATVDELKAIVHQFVDERNWHEFHQPKNLVMSLAIETAELMEHFQWLTPEESARVKEDEQKLHDVGEEVADCLAYLLAIANKLDIDLSTTLRAKMIRNAVKYPVPDDA, from the coding sequence GTGACTGAATCGCCCCGTCACGACGACGTCGCCACCGTCGATGAATTGAAAGCGATCGTGCATCAGTTTGTCGATGAACGGAATTGGCACGAGTTCCACCAGCCGAAGAATTTGGTGATGTCGTTGGCGATTGAAACCGCTGAGCTGATGGAGCATTTCCAGTGGCTCACGCCGGAAGAATCTGCTCGCGTGAAGGAAGACGAACAGAAGCTTCACGATGTCGGGGAAGAGGTCGCGGATTGCTTGGCATATCTGCTGGCGATCGCGAATAAGTTGGACATTGATTTGTCGACGACGCTTCGAGCCAAGATGATTCGCAACGCGGTCAAGTATCCGGTCCCGGACGACGCGTAG
- a CDS encoding NUDIX hydrolase: MNSHPISPANQSTCDLPNDIDRLADELSQQLLPSDSTPSTSKTLPPWMLNRDFGCEMAPHLAYGRHRGPHRCHSRHAAVAVCLFQDPSNGSWTIPLTRRPTTLRHHGGQICFPGGRIERGETPPDAALREFEEELGGAARVHRCCGNLPRQYVYASDNLVTPIVFVIDPPDQNWQPDPVEVDEVIDFPIQTVLRQTPAATSRQSQAEKGCQFDMIQQTKVLRSATCPDRVAGHLKFAAPAFQHGSVHVWGATAIILGQLAQALHPV, encoded by the coding sequence GTGAATTCGCACCCAATCTCACCGGCGAATCAATCAACATGCGATCTGCCAAATGATATTGATCGACTGGCGGATGAGTTGTCTCAGCAACTGCTGCCGAGCGATTCCACTCCATCGACTTCCAAGACGCTCCCGCCTTGGATGCTGAATCGAGATTTTGGGTGCGAGATGGCTCCACACTTGGCCTATGGTCGCCACCGTGGACCTCACCGCTGCCATTCGCGACATGCAGCTGTGGCGGTTTGTTTGTTCCAAGATCCTTCCAACGGATCCTGGACAATTCCGTTGACGCGGCGTCCCACGACGCTGCGGCATCACGGCGGTCAAATCTGCTTTCCTGGTGGCCGGATTGAGCGAGGTGAAACGCCACCGGACGCCGCTTTGCGTGAATTTGAAGAAGAGCTCGGCGGTGCGGCCCGCGTGCACCGATGCTGTGGCAATCTGCCTCGCCAATATGTTTATGCCAGTGACAATCTGGTCACGCCCATCGTGTTCGTGATTGATCCGCCGGATCAAAATTGGCAGCCCGACCCTGTCGAAGTGGACGAGGTCATCGATTTCCCGATCCAAACGGTTCTGCGGCAAACCCCAGCCGCGACTTCCCGGCAGTCGCAGGCTGAGAAAGGATGTCAATTTGACATGATTCAGCAAACAAAAGTGCTGCGTTCGGCGACTTGTCCCGATCGTGTTGCTGGCCACCTCAAGTTTGCCGCGCCCGCATTTCAGCACGGTTCGGTGCATGTTTGGGGAGCCACCGCGATCATTCTGGGACAGTTGGCGCAGGCTTTGCATCCCGTTTAG
- a CDS encoding carboxy terminal-processing peptidase: MSFRQTLPVAFLAVGCIGSTLLQQPASAQEQVVERAAPEQNAPPQPTPQDKVIAKLIAKLMPSNHVSGKDLNDEISRRALDLFLESFDPMKLYFLQSDVDEFKRYSEVVDDQVRLGDLSLAYYIYGRFTQRVDERVAVVMELLDGEFDFTRDEQIIVDRDATQFARDADEARDRWRRQIKLALLDLRNEKSDDSESDEPELSKDEIMADAKDQLRRRYARYARRWKQTSSDDLLELFLSSVTNGYDPHSTYMSPATLEDFAISMRLNLDGIGASLGEKDGTTVVRQVIPGGAADSHGKLKPDDVIVAVGQDADGPMVDIVEMPLKEVVKLIRGRAGSLVRLAVRPGGTGNEEIFKIVRARIELEDSAARGEIIDHELPGQGKVKLGYINLPSFYMDMEAARRNETDFRSSTRDVERILNDFREQNVGGVVLDLTRNGGGSLTEAISLTGLFIDRGPVVQVKNSDGSVQQYADDQSGTVWDGPLVVVTSKLSASASEIFAGAIKDYHRGIVVGDPATHGKGTVQTLMDIGQSLFRTNNANYGALKVTLQQFYLPDGESTQLKGVEADLVLPSMTSKLPVAEGDLEYALEFDKVPLAKHSLYAMTPDSLLNSLRINSANRVQQDKEFSELMRRIELYVREKDQKSISLNEEEFLRRRAERKAQTEAEEEELDEVLNNDEIFRDTYYNKEVMNVAHEYVMGLRSQNLAVAK, encoded by the coding sequence ATGTCGTTTCGTCAAACCCTTCCCGTCGCGTTCCTCGCGGTGGGGTGCATTGGTTCCACACTGCTTCAGCAACCTGCCTCCGCGCAGGAACAAGTCGTCGAGCGGGCCGCACCGGAACAAAATGCTCCGCCCCAGCCCACGCCTCAGGACAAAGTGATCGCGAAGCTGATCGCCAAACTGATGCCCAGCAACCACGTCTCGGGTAAGGACCTCAACGACGAGATCAGTCGTCGGGCTTTGGATTTGTTTCTCGAATCCTTCGACCCGATGAAGCTGTACTTTTTGCAGAGCGACGTCGACGAATTCAAACGCTACTCCGAAGTCGTGGACGACCAAGTCCGCTTGGGCGACCTCAGCTTGGCTTACTACATCTATGGACGGTTCACTCAGCGTGTGGATGAACGCGTTGCCGTGGTGATGGAATTGCTCGACGGAGAGTTCGATTTCACCCGTGACGAACAAATCATCGTCGATCGCGATGCCACTCAGTTCGCTCGCGATGCCGATGAAGCTCGCGACCGCTGGCGTCGTCAGATCAAGTTGGCTTTGCTCGACTTGCGAAACGAAAAATCAGACGACTCAGAATCGGATGAACCGGAGCTGAGCAAAGACGAGATCATGGCTGACGCGAAAGACCAATTGCGTCGCCGTTACGCTCGTTACGCTCGCCGTTGGAAACAAACCAGCTCCGATGATTTGCTGGAACTGTTCCTTTCGTCGGTGACCAACGGATACGACCCGCACTCAACTTACATGTCACCAGCAACGCTGGAAGACTTTGCGATCAGCATGCGTCTGAACCTGGACGGCATCGGTGCCTCCTTGGGTGAAAAAGATGGCACAACGGTTGTTCGTCAAGTCATCCCTGGCGGAGCAGCGGATTCACACGGCAAACTAAAACCTGATGATGTGATCGTCGCCGTTGGCCAAGACGCGGACGGCCCCATGGTCGACATCGTCGAAATGCCTCTCAAAGAAGTTGTGAAGCTGATCCGTGGTCGCGCCGGAAGCCTCGTTCGCTTGGCCGTTCGTCCAGGTGGAACCGGCAACGAAGAGATCTTCAAGATCGTTCGTGCCCGCATCGAGCTCGAAGACTCCGCCGCTCGCGGTGAAATCATTGATCACGAATTGCCAGGTCAAGGCAAGGTCAAGTTGGGTTACATCAACCTGCCCAGCTTCTACATGGACATGGAAGCAGCACGTCGCAACGAAACCGACTTCCGCAGCAGCACCCGCGACGTGGAGCGAATCCTGAATGACTTCCGTGAGCAAAACGTTGGCGGCGTGGTCCTTGACCTGACTCGCAACGGTGGCGGCAGCTTGACCGAAGCGATCAGCCTGACCGGATTGTTCATCGACCGTGGCCCCGTCGTTCAGGTCAAGAACTCGGACGGATCGGTCCAACAATACGCGGACGATCAAAGCGGCACGGTTTGGGACGGCCCATTGGTTGTCGTGACCAGCAAACTGAGTGCAAGTGCCAGCGAGATTTTTGCCGGTGCGATCAAAGACTACCACCGCGGCATCGTCGTCGGTGACCCCGCCACGCACGGCAAGGGCACCGTTCAAACGCTGATGGACATCGGTCAAAGCCTGTTCCGCACCAACAACGCAAACTACGGGGCACTGAAAGTCACGTTGCAACAGTTCTATCTGCCCGACGGCGAGAGCACCCAGCTCAAAGGCGTCGAAGCCGACTTGGTTCTGCCCAGCATGACCAGCAAGTTGCCCGTTGCCGAAGGCGACCTCGAGTACGCCCTCGAATTCGACAAGGTGCCGCTGGCAAAACACAGCCTGTATGCGATGACCCCGGACAGCCTGCTCAACTCACTTCGGATCAACTCGGCCAACCGAGTCCAGCAGGACAAGGAATTCAGCGAGCTGATGCGTCGGATTGAACTCTACGTTCGCGAAAAAGATCAAAAGAGCATTTCGCTGAACGAAGAAGAGTTCCTTCGTCGTCGTGCGGAACGGAAAGCCCAAACGGAAGCCGAAGAAGAGGAACTCGATGAGGTCCTCAACAATGACGAGATCTTCCGCGACACGTATTACAACAAAGAGGTCATGAACGTGGCCCATGAATACGTGATGGGACTGCGATCGCAGAACTTGGCTGTTGCAAAATAG
- a CDS encoding gamma-glutamylcyclotransferase family protein: MTLISYAGTIPENPDEMAVYFVYGTLCQGQCRQHCWPVTPLGVHPAWVQGTLFGRKDYPAMRPGNQRVGGECWFFARQDAARVTAALDEIEVTNQPGQRNLYDRIELQAKLAVPSSIRAPIQEGFPQKWTVSTYHYATDPLLDGFERLTERETEYGKFVVWPAEKWRSSADH, encoded by the coding sequence ATGACCCTGATTTCCTATGCCGGCACGATCCCGGAGAATCCCGACGAGATGGCTGTTTACTTTGTCTATGGAACATTGTGCCAAGGTCAGTGCCGTCAACATTGTTGGCCGGTCACCCCGCTGGGCGTTCACCCGGCTTGGGTTCAGGGCACCTTGTTCGGACGCAAGGACTACCCGGCCATGCGCCCCGGAAATCAACGTGTGGGCGGAGAGTGCTGGTTCTTCGCCAGGCAGGATGCTGCTCGCGTGACAGCGGCCCTCGACGAAATCGAGGTGACCAATCAACCAGGCCAAAGGAACCTTTACGACCGAATTGAGTTGCAGGCCAAGCTGGCTGTTCCCTCCTCAATCAGGGCTCCGATTCAGGAAGGTTTCCCGCAGAAATGGACCGTGTCCACCTATCACTACGCCACCGATCCACTGCTCGATGGGTTCGAGCGGTTGACCGAGAGAGAAACTGAGTACGGGAAATTTGTCGTCTGGCCAGCAGAAAAATGGCGGTCATCAGCAGACCATTGA
- a CDS encoding PSD1 and planctomycete cytochrome C domain-containing protein, which translates to MKPMANESYPLRSGCPRTFLSVLLAGMVWGLGAVDQANAAEEVSFNQDIRSVLSDKCFLCHGPDESTREAGLRLDVRAEAIDSGAIDPGDVDASELMARITSDDPDLVMPPPSTGKTITDQEQLAIQQWIEQGAAYEEHWAYVPPRIPEIPRVSGSQWCRNEIDRFVLSRLESAGGSPNEAADPATLMRRLHLDLTGLPPSLETLDELANSGDPDSVVKQRIEEMLDSVSFGERWARWWLDAARYADSAGYEKDMQRNVWFYRDWVIDAMHRDMPYNQFVIEQIAGDLLPGATQSQRVATGFLRNSMTNEEGGADPEQFRVEGMFDRMDAIGKSVLGITTQCAQCHTHKYDPISHHEYYEMFAALNDFHEACITVYTPEQAEQRDEVMASIASAKETFRSEHVDWREQLSQWARTRVGNEIDWRALHPTTVPFEGQKFNVLDDGSIVSESYAPTKASNDFTLTTHVGTITAVRLDALTHPQLPRGGPGRSIDGTGALSEFKVKIKPLSKDENGEPKPDVWVRFNRVFSDANPQRRKLKPQYRNRDANKDERVVGPPEYAIDGDEATAWTTDIGPGRSNQSRHIVFVPEAPVVIDDDSEVTFTLVQKHGGWNSDDNQNFLIGRYRVSITDAAELPAAAIPTEAESILAMNPDDWTNSQAESAFTAWHRSIAWGDSASKDDEQSAVEKSLLSLDSKIETLWQQFPETTTQLVAQATQRPRETFVFARGDFLNPTDSVQPNAPDFLHEMPSYDAPDRLRFAKWLVSKDSPTTARVIVNRIWQAYFGRGLVSTPEDFGFQSSAPSHPELLDYLATELMQNGWQLKHIHRLIVESATYRQSSIAPAEAWRDDPNNELLARGPRHRVEAEMVRDLALSVSGLLDTSVGGPSIYPPAPEFLFQPPTSYGPKIWNTSTGADQYRRSLYVHQYRSIPYPPLQVFDAPKGDAACVRREQSNTPLQSLVLMNEPQFVDAARAFAARILREAPGDDTQRIRFAFRMCTSRVPDAEEVAVLKRMLQQQREHIAEGKLNLQELLGVSEQSCRQLTGFEAEDLAAWMTVSRTILNLDETITKS; encoded by the coding sequence ATGAAGCCAATGGCTAACGAATCGTATCCTCTTCGAAGCGGTTGCCCTCGAACTTTTCTGTCAGTCTTGTTGGCGGGGATGGTCTGGGGCTTGGGAGCCGTCGACCAGGCGAATGCCGCGGAAGAGGTTTCGTTCAATCAAGATATTCGCAGCGTCTTGTCCGACAAGTGCTTTCTTTGCCACGGACCTGACGAATCGACTCGTGAAGCCGGGCTGCGTCTGGATGTTCGGGCCGAGGCGATTGATAGCGGTGCGATCGATCCAGGCGACGTGGATGCCAGCGAATTGATGGCACGTATTACCAGCGACGACCCCGATTTGGTGATGCCACCACCCAGCACCGGCAAGACTATCACCGACCAGGAACAACTGGCGATTCAGCAATGGATCGAACAAGGAGCCGCGTACGAAGAACATTGGGCGTACGTCCCGCCACGTATCCCTGAGATCCCTCGCGTTTCAGGTTCTCAGTGGTGCCGCAACGAGATCGATCGATTCGTGTTGTCTCGATTGGAATCGGCAGGTGGATCGCCCAACGAAGCCGCCGACCCAGCGACCTTGATGCGGCGTTTACACTTGGATCTGACGGGACTGCCTCCAAGCCTCGAAACATTGGATGAGCTCGCGAACTCGGGCGATCCTGATTCAGTGGTGAAGCAACGCATCGAGGAAATGCTCGATTCGGTTTCCTTCGGCGAACGTTGGGCTCGTTGGTGGCTGGACGCGGCTCGCTACGCTGATTCGGCGGGCTATGAAAAGGACATGCAACGTAACGTCTGGTTCTATCGCGACTGGGTGATCGATGCGATGCACCGGGACATGCCGTACAACCAATTCGTCATCGAACAGATCGCAGGTGACTTGTTGCCCGGTGCGACGCAGAGCCAACGCGTTGCGACCGGGTTCCTGCGGAACTCGATGACCAATGAAGAAGGTGGTGCTGACCCCGAGCAGTTCCGCGTCGAAGGCATGTTTGACCGGATGGATGCGATTGGCAAATCAGTGCTGGGCATCACCACGCAGTGTGCGCAATGTCACACGCACAAATACGATCCGATCAGTCACCACGAATACTACGAAATGTTCGCGGCGCTGAATGATTTTCACGAAGCTTGCATCACGGTTTACACTCCCGAACAAGCCGAGCAACGGGATGAGGTGATGGCGTCCATCGCATCCGCGAAAGAGACGTTTCGAAGCGAACACGTGGATTGGCGGGAGCAGCTTTCGCAGTGGGCTCGCACACGTGTGGGCAATGAAATTGACTGGAGAGCGTTGCATCCAACGACCGTTCCTTTCGAAGGCCAAAAGTTCAATGTCTTGGACGACGGTTCCATCGTCAGCGAGAGTTATGCACCAACCAAAGCCAGTAACGACTTCACGCTGACCACGCACGTGGGCACGATCACCGCGGTTCGGCTCGACGCATTGACGCATCCCCAGTTGCCTCGCGGTGGCCCCGGACGCAGCATCGATGGCACGGGAGCCTTGTCCGAGTTCAAAGTCAAAATCAAACCGCTTTCGAAAGATGAAAACGGCGAACCCAAGCCGGACGTGTGGGTGAGATTCAACCGAGTCTTCAGCGATGCCAATCCGCAACGCCGCAAGCTGAAGCCGCAGTACCGCAATCGCGATGCAAACAAGGACGAGCGAGTAGTCGGGCCGCCCGAGTATGCGATCGATGGTGACGAAGCGACGGCTTGGACGACGGACATCGGGCCCGGACGCAGCAACCAATCTCGACACATTGTGTTTGTGCCTGAGGCCCCTGTCGTGATCGACGACGATTCCGAAGTGACCTTCACGTTGGTGCAGAAGCACGGAGGTTGGAACAGTGACGACAACCAGAATTTCTTGATTGGACGCTACCGAGTCAGCATCACTGACGCGGCTGAGTTGCCGGCCGCCGCGATTCCAACCGAAGCAGAATCTATCTTGGCGATGAACCCAGATGACTGGACGAATTCGCAAGCCGAATCGGCATTCACCGCTTGGCATCGTTCCATCGCTTGGGGTGATTCAGCGAGCAAGGACGATGAACAGTCGGCGGTTGAGAAGAGTTTGCTATCGCTCGATTCAAAAATTGAAACGTTGTGGCAACAGTTCCCGGAAACAACAACGCAGCTTGTCGCACAGGCCACCCAGCGGCCTCGCGAAACGTTTGTGTTTGCTCGCGGCGATTTTTTGAACCCGACGGATTCGGTCCAACCCAACGCTCCCGATTTTTTGCATGAGATGCCTAGCTATGACGCACCGGACCGCTTGCGATTCGCGAAATGGTTGGTGTCGAAAGATTCACCAACCACTGCCCGGGTGATCGTCAACCGAATTTGGCAGGCCTACTTCGGACGCGGTTTGGTTTCAACACCGGAAGACTTCGGCTTCCAATCGTCCGCGCCTAGCCATCCGGAGTTGCTCGATTACTTGGCAACCGAGCTGATGCAGAACGGCTGGCAGCTCAAACACATTCATCGCTTGATCGTCGAGTCGGCGACCTACCGACAGTCTTCGATTGCTCCCGCGGAAGCATGGCGAGACGATCCGAACAACGAACTGCTCGCACGAGGCCCACGGCACCGCGTGGAAGCTGAAATGGTTCGTGATCTGGCTTTGTCCGTCAGTGGTTTGTTGGATACGTCCGTGGGTGGACCAAGTATCTACCCACCAGCTCCGGAATTCCTGTTTCAACCACCGACCAGCTACGGCCCCAAGATTTGGAACACTTCCACGGGAGCCGACCAATACCGACGCAGCCTGTATGTGCATCAGTACCGCAGCATTCCGTACCCGCCGTTGCAGGTGTTTGATGCACCCAAAGGTGATGCCGCTTGCGTGCGGCGAGAGCAGAGCAACACGCCCCTGCAATCGTTGGTGCTGATGAATGAACCACAATTCGTCGATGCCGCGAGAGCCTTTGCGGCACGGATTCTTCGCGAGGCGCCAGGCGATGACACGCAACGAATTCGGTTTGCTTTCCGGATGTGCACCAGTCGCGTCCCGGATGCGGAAGAGGTTGCGGTTCTGAAAAGGATGCTTCAGCAGCAACGCGAGCACATCGCCGAAGGCAAGTTGAATTTGCAAGAGTTGCTCGGCGTTTCGGAACAATCGTGTCGACAATTGACCGGCTTCGAAGCGGAAGATTTGGCGGCGTGGATGACTGTCAGTCGCACCATTTTGAACTTGGACGAAACGATCACCAAATCATGA
- a CDS encoding DUF1501 domain-containing protein, which yields MKSFNMPLMHSTRPGTADPSHFAKGLDLMRRRWFLQQCGLGLGHIALTSLMAEAGDLDAGGSQRSDVDPMAPKAPHFPAKIKNVILLFMGGGPSQFEMFDYKPELERLDGTLPPPELLDGYRAAFINPNSKLLGPKFKFDKRGSAGTHVSELLPHTAGVLDDICLIRSMKTDAFNHAPAQLMMSTGSQQFGRPSMGSWTTYGLGSESRDLPAYVVFNSGKKGPSAGAGNWNSGFLPSLHSGVEFRSSGDPVLYLSNPPGMSDWSQRQSLQTINELNRRRLDVVGDPEIATRINGYEMAYRMQSSAPEAMALSDEPEHILNLYGAEPGKMSFANNCLLARRLVQRGVRFVQLFHESWDQHGGLTGGLKQNCGDTDQACAALVKDLKQQGMLDETLVVWGGEFGRTPMVQGGNDGRDHHPNSFSMWMAGGGLKSGLAYGQTDELGFDVAENPVHVHDLHATILHLLGFDHKQLTYRFQGRDYRLTDVHGELVRDILA from the coding sequence ATGAAGTCATTCAACATGCCACTGATGCACTCGACTCGTCCTGGAACCGCCGACCCATCGCATTTCGCGAAAGGTTTGGATTTGATGCGTCGTCGATGGTTCTTGCAGCAATGCGGGCTCGGTCTGGGACACATCGCACTAACGTCATTGATGGCCGAAGCCGGTGACTTGGACGCTGGCGGTTCACAGCGTTCCGATGTGGATCCCATGGCTCCGAAGGCTCCGCACTTCCCCGCGAAAATCAAGAATGTGATTTTGTTGTTTATGGGTGGCGGACCCAGCCAATTTGAGATGTTCGACTACAAACCGGAGTTGGAACGACTCGACGGAACGTTGCCACCGCCGGAGTTGTTGGACGGCTATCGTGCCGCGTTCATCAATCCGAACTCCAAGCTACTCGGACCAAAGTTCAAGTTTGACAAGAGAGGCTCGGCGGGAACGCACGTCAGTGAATTGCTGCCACACACCGCCGGCGTGCTCGATGACATTTGTTTGATTCGATCGATGAAGACGGACGCGTTCAATCACGCGCCTGCTCAATTGATGATGAGCACGGGATCGCAACAGTTCGGCCGGCCCAGCATGGGTTCTTGGACCACTTATGGGCTCGGCAGCGAGTCTCGCGATTTACCCGCTTACGTTGTTTTCAACAGTGGGAAGAAGGGACCGAGTGCCGGGGCCGGGAACTGGAATTCGGGTTTCTTGCCTTCGCTGCATTCGGGCGTTGAATTCCGAAGCAGTGGCGATCCGGTTCTGTATCTGTCCAACCCGCCCGGCATGAGTGATTGGTCGCAGCGCCAGTCGTTGCAAACCATCAACGAATTGAATCGGCGACGATTGGATGTGGTGGGCGATCCCGAGATTGCAACTCGTATCAACGGGTATGAGATGGCGTATCGAATGCAGTCGAGTGCTCCCGAGGCGATGGCACTTTCCGATGAGCCCGAACACATTCTGAATCTGTATGGCGCCGAACCCGGCAAGATGTCGTTTGCGAACAATTGCTTGTTGGCTCGCCGATTGGTCCAGCGTGGCGTTCGGTTCGTGCAACTGTTCCACGAATCATGGGACCAACACGGTGGCTTGACGGGAGGGCTGAAGCAGAATTGCGGCGACACCGATCAGGCATGTGCCGCTTTGGTGAAAGACCTGAAGCAACAGGGCATGCTGGATGAGACGTTGGTGGTTTGGGGCGGCGAGTTTGGCCGGACGCCAATGGTCCAAGGTGGCAACGATGGTCGGGATCACCATCCCAATTCGTTCAGCATGTGGATGGCCGGTGGCGGATTGAAATCGGGGTTGGCATACGGGCAGACCGACGAACTGGGGTTCGATGTCGCCGAGAACCCGGTGCACGTGCACGACCTTCACGCAACGATTCTGCATCTGTTGGGATTTGACCACAAACAGCTGACCTATCGCTTTCAAGGCCGTGACTATCGATTGACCGACGTACACGGTGAGTTGGTTCGCGACATCTTGGCGTGA